One window from the genome of Populus alba chromosome 15, ASM523922v2, whole genome shotgun sequence encodes:
- the LOC118052018 gene encoding probable alpha,alpha-trehalose-phosphate synthase [UDP-forming] 9 — translation MVSRSCISLLDFASGNMINFSQSPRSLPRIMTVPGIISDEDVDGTNDGISDAPSTGSCAKMIIVSNFLPLNAQKDLNSGIWSFSFDEDSLLLQMKDGFSAIPEVVYVGSLRVDVDSSEQEEVSQKLLEEFNCIPTFIPPDIYKKFYHGFCKHHLWPLFHYMLPLCPDHGNHFDRLLWQAYVSANKIFADKVTEVINNTEEDYVWVHDYHLMVLPTFLRKRFNRIKLGFFLHSPFPSSEIYRTLLVRVEILKALLNADLIGFHTFDYARHFLSCCSRMLGLDYESKRGHIGLEYFGRTVYIKILPVGIHMGRVESALNHPSSSIKVKEIQEQFKGKRLVIGVDDMDIFKGISLKLLAVEHLLLQNSELQGKLVLVQIVNPARSLGKDVQEEKMEIYSITKRINDTFGFPGYEPVVLIDRHVPFCEKTAYYALAECCIVNAVRDGMNLIPYKYIVCRQGTPKMDEALGVASGSRHTSSLVVSEFTGCSPSLSGAIRVNPWDIEAVANAVATAINMPDLEKQLRHGKHYCYVSSHDVAYWARSFMQDLKRACKDHYSKRCWGIGFGLNFRILSLSPSFRKLSNDYIISAYKRTSKRAIFLDYDGTMVPHTSLDKTPTPEVISVLNNLCADPMNSVFIVSGRGKKSLSDWFVQCENLGIAAEHGYFFRWSGMSDWETSSLAVDFDWKNIAEPVMRLYTEATDGSYIEVKESALVWHHQDADPDFGSCQAKELLDHLENVLANDPVAVKRGQNIVEVKPQGVTKGFVAEKVLSKMIASGKPPGFVLCIGDDRSDEDMFESISKTPYSSSLPSAPAIFACTVGQKPSKARYYLDDTVDVLALLQCLADASSSNLSSTETQVSFDNVVQKEL, via the exons ATGGTGTCGAGATCTTGCATAAGTTTATTAGACTTTGCATCAGGGAACATGATAAATTTCAGCCAGTCTCCTAGATCCCTTCCAAGGATAATGACTGTTCCAGGAATAATATCTGACGAGGATGTTGATGGAACTAATGATGGCATTTCTGATGCTCCATCAACTGGAAGCTGTGCAAAAATGATTATAGTCTCAAATTTCCTCCCTCTGAATGCTCAGAAGGATTTAAACTCTGGCATATGGTCATTCAGTTTTGATGAGGACTCGCTTCTGTTACAGATGAAGGATGGCTTCTCAGCCATTCCTGAGGTTGTTTATGTGGGGTCTCTCAGGGTCGATGTTGATTCAAGTGAACAAGAAGAAGTTTCACAAAAACTGCTGGAGGAATTTAACTGCATACCCACATTTATTCCTcctgatatttataaaaaattttaccATGGTTTCTGTAAGCACCATCTGTGGCCCCTTTTCCATTACATGTTACCTCTGTGTCCGGATCATGGCAATCACTTTGATAGATTGCTCTGGCAGGCCTATGTCTCTGCTAATAAGATATTTGCAGATAAGGTCACGGAAGTGATTAATAATACAGAAGAAGATTATGTTTGGGTCCATGATTATCATCTGATGGTTCTCCCTACTTTTTTGAGGAAGCGTTTCAATCGTATTAAGCTTGGCTTCTTCCTGCACAGCCCGTTCCCCTCATCAGAAATTTACCGGACTCTGCTGGTTAGAGTTGAAATTCTGAAAGCGCTGCTGAATGCTGATTTGATTGGTTTTCATACGTTTGATTATGCTCGACATTTTCTATCCTGTTGCAGCCGGATGTTGGGCCTAGACTATGAATCGAAACGTGGTCATATTGGTCTTGAGTATTTTGGCAGAACAGTGTACATAAAAATTTTGCCTGTGGGGATTCACATGGGTCGAGTTGAATCTGCTCTAAATCACCCCTCTTCTTCCATCAAGGTCAAAGAGATCCAAGAACAGTTTAAGGGGAAAAGGCTTGTCATTGGAGTTGATGATATGGACATATTCAAGGGCATTAGTCTGAAGTTATTAGCTGTAGAGCATCTTTTGCTGCAGAATTCAGAGTTGCAGGGAAAATTAGTCCTGGTTCAAATTGTTAATCCTGCAAGGAGCTTAGGGAAAGATGtgcaagaagaaaaaatggagATATATTCAATTACCAAAAGGATAAACGATACTTTTGGTTTTCCAGGCTATGAACCAGTGGTCCTGATTGATCGTCATGTTCCCTTTTGTGAGAAAACTGCCTACTATGCATTGGCTGAATGCTGCATTGTGAATGCAGTGAGGGATGGAATGAACCTGATCCCATACAAGTACATAGTATGCAGGCAGGGGACGCCAAAGATGGACGAAGCTTTAGGAGTTGCCTCTGGGTCGCGTCATACAAGCTCGCTTGTTGTATCAGAGTTTACAGGCTGCTCACCATCATTAAGTGGAGCAATAAGAGTAAATCCATGGGATATTGAAGCTGTAGCCAATGCGGTGGCTACTGCCATCAACATGCCTGATTTAGAGAAGCAGTTGCGGCATGGAAAGCACTATTGCTATGTTAGCTCCCATGATGTAGCTTATTGGGCCCGCAGTTTTATGCAGGATTTGAAGCGAGCGTGCAAAGATCATTATAGCAAACGTTGCTGGGGTATTGGCTTCGGTCTGAATTTCAGAATTTTATCACTCTCACCTAGCTTTAGGAAACTTTCCAATGACTATATCATCTCAGCATACAAGAGGACATCTAAAAGGGCAATATTCTTGGACTATGATGGAACAATGGTGCCTCATACTTCTCTTGATAAAACCCCCACTCCTGAAGTCATCTCTGTTCTAAACAATCTTTGTGCTGATCCCATGAACAGTGTGTTTATAGTTAGTGGCAGAGGAAAAAAGTCCCTGAGTGATTGGTTTGTTCAGTGTGAAAATCTGGGTATAGCAGCTGAGCATGGATACTTCTTCAG GTGGAGTGGGATGTCTGACTGGGAAACGAGTTCTTTGGCTGTGGATTTTGATTGGAAAAATATTGCCGAACCTGTCATGAGATTGTATACAGAGGCAACTGATGGTTCCTATATAGAGGTTAAGGAGAGTGCCTTGGTATGGCACCACCAAGATGCTGATCCAGATTTTGGATCTTGCCAGGCCAAGGAACTGTTAGATCATCTGGAAAATGTCCTTGCAAATGATCCAGTAGCTGTTAAGAGGGGCCAGAATATTGTCGAAGTAAAACCACAG GGAGTAACTAAAGGGTTTGTTGCAGAGAAGGTTCTTTCCAAAATGATCGCTAGTGGGAAACCCCCTGGCTTTGTGTTGTGCATCGGGGATGACAGATCTGATGAAGACATGTTTGAAAGCATATCAAAAACACCATATAGTTCATCACTCCCTTCAGCTCCAGCGATTTTCGCATGCACTGTTGGCCAAAAGCCAAGCAAAGCTAGATACTATCTAGATGATACTGTTGATGTATTAGCTTTGCTTCAATGCTTGGCTGATGCTTCAAGTTCAAACTTGAGTAGCACAGAAACACAAGTTTCTTTCGATAATGTTGTCCAAAAGGAACTGTGA
- the LOC118051997 gene encoding protein NUCLEAR FUSION DEFECTIVE 2, giving the protein MASSRFTVFTLAVFSIFSLSQVGAANKLKLSPFESALDTLQNQIGYAFKNIGYLRRAMTHSSFSEENNKVLSILGSNVIDTSVSMYYLGKDTEISSKDLNRRIADNSKVDTSCAVDGMRLRLHKVVRVSPKTNSTTPSVVCSAFRALFGAIAIDTKKADDAGIVFWKVHGREVGKATVM; this is encoded by the exons ATGGCTTCTTCTCGCTTCACTGTCTTTACGCTAGCCGTCTTTTCCATCTTCTCCCTCTCACAG GTTGGAGCTGCAAACAAGCTCAAATTATCGCCATTTGAGTCTGCACTGGACACGCTGCAGAATCAGATCGG CTATGCCTTCAAGAACATTGGTTATCTTCGCCGAGCAATGACACACTCATCATTCTCCGAGGAGAACAATAAGGTGTTGAGCATTCTGGGATCAAATGTGATTGACACATCTGTCTCTATGTATTACCTTGGAAAGGACACCGAGATCTCCTCGAAAGACCTTAACCGCCGGATAGCAGATAACTCTAAAGTGGACACTTCATGTGCTGTCGATGGGATGAGATTGAGGTTGCACAAGGTGGTTAGAGTTTCTCCCAAAACTAATTCGACGACTCCCTCAGTGGTTTGCAGTGCTTTCAGGGCGTTATTTGGGGCTATTGCTATTGATACTAAGAAGGCTGATGATGCTGGCATTGTGTTTTGGAAGGTTCACGGTCGTGAGGTTGGAAAAGCTACGGTTATGTAA
- the LOC118052000 gene encoding uncharacterized protein encodes MAFKGAEPIAEETTSNSLLTNTRCCFCFPCFSSRRSSTVGLSFWERIQSSSQSHGYDPHQNEWWFKGIRALKKIREWSEIVAGPKWKTFIRRFNRSKSSGSGNARRHGNFQYDPLSYSLNFDEGPGGQKGDFDEVDDYGGFRDFSSRYASLSASGQPVAMDASESKDVVVMA; translated from the coding sequence ATGGCCTTTAAAGGGGCAGAACCGATCGCAGAAGAAACAACGTCGAATTCTCTCTTAACAAACACGCGCTGCTGCTTCTGTTTTCCCTGTTTTTCTTCCCGACGATCCTCCACCGTCGGATTATCCTTCTGGGAACGAATCCAATCATCATCACAGTCACACGGCTATGATCCCCATCAAAATGAATGGTGGTTCAAGGGGATAAGAGCGTTGAAGAAGATCAGAGAGTGGTCAGAGATCGTTGCGGGCCCTAAATGGAAAACTTTCATTCGAAGATTCAATCGAAGTAAAAGCAGTGGCAGTGGTAACGCAAGGCGCCACGGGAACTTCCAGTATGATCCTTTAAGTTACTCGCTAAATTTCGATGAAGGGCCGGGAGGACAGAAGGGGGATTTCGATGAAGTGGATGATTACGGTGGGTTTCGCGATTTCTCCTCCCGTTACGCCTCCTTGTCGGCCTCTGGTCAGCCGGTGGCTATGGATGCCTCGGAGAGTAAAGACGTTGTGGTCATGGCTTGA